The following are encoded together in the Peromyscus leucopus breed LL Stock chromosome 1, UCI_PerLeu_2.1, whole genome shotgun sequence genome:
- the LOC114695039 gene encoding LOW QUALITY PROTEIN: olfactory receptor 13A1-like (The sequence of the model RefSeq protein was modified relative to this genomic sequence to represent the inferred CDS: deleted 1 base in 1 codon), which produces MMLSPNQTMVTEFVLEGFSEHPSLRLLLIGCFLSLYTMALLGNIVIIALVTSSTGLHSPMYFFLCNLATMDIVCTSSVLPKVLVGLVSNENTISFKGCMAQLFFLVWSASSELLLLTVMAYDRYMAICHPLHYSSRMSPHVCGALAMGVWSICALKASVHTGLMTRLSFCGPKVITHFFCEIPPLLLLSCSPTYVNSIMTLVADAFYGGINFILTLLSYGYIIASILRMRSAEGKRKAFSTCSSHLIVVCVYYSSVFCAYISPASSYSPERSKVSSVLYSVLSPTLNPLIYTLRNKDVKLALGRLLPSSSH; this is translated from the exons ATGATGTTGAGTCCCAACCAGACAATGGTGACAGAGTTTGTGCTGGAAGGGTTCTCAGAGCACCCTAGCCTACGGCTGCTCCTGATTGGCTGCTTCCTGTCCCTCTACACAATGGCTCTACTAGGCAACATTGTCATCATTGCTTTGGTCACCTCCAGCACTGGGCTCCACAgtcccatgtactttttcctgtGCAACCTGGCCACCATGGATATTGTCTGCACATCCTCTGTGCTGCCCAAGGTACTGGTTGGCCTAGTATCTAATGAAAACACCATCTCCTTCAAGGGGTGCATGGCCCAGCTCTTCTTCCTTGTGTGGTCCGCAtcctctgagctgctgctgctcacagtcatggcctatgaccgctacaTGGCCATCTGCCATCCCCTGCACTACAGCTCTAGGATGAGCCCACACGTGTGTGGGGCCCTAGCCATGGGTGTATGGTCCATCTGTGCTCTG AAGGCATCTGTCCACACTGGTCTGATGACAAGGCTGTCATTCTGTGGCCCCAAGGTCATCACCCACTTCTTCTGTGAGATCCCCCcactccttctcctctcctgcaGCCCCACATATGTGAATAGCATTATGACCCTTGTGGCAGATGCCTTTTATGGAGGCATCAACTTCATCCTCACCTTACTCTCCTATGGCTACATCATCGCCAGCATCCTGCGCATGCGTTCTGCTGAGGGCAAGAGAAAGGCCTTTTCTacctgctcctcccacctcatCGTGGTCTGTGTGTACTATTCATCTGTGTTCTGTGCCTACATCAGTCCTGCTTCCAGCTACAGCCCAGAAAGAAGCAAAGTATCTTCAGTGCTGTACTCAGTGCTCAGCCCAACCCTGAACCCCCTCATCTATACACTGAGGAACAAGGATGTCAAGCTCGCCCTGGGGAGACTCTTGCCCTCTTCCTCACACTAA